Proteins encoded within one genomic window of Trichoderma asperellum chromosome 2, complete sequence:
- a CDS encoding uncharacterized protein (SECRETED:SignalP(1-26)~TransMembrane:1 (o6-22i)), giving the protein MSVLSITTFMLSFLVYTLFFLAPCRESKLFFYCCFWPFDAKLFRARKLKAEISKGLGDNTGEIFEEHCIPPPLYLDARTHTHTYTEGEREKEKRKLFLMRERRF; this is encoded by the coding sequence ATGAGCGTGCTTTCCATCACGACGTTTATGCTAAGCTTCTTGGTTTatacacttttttttttggccccctgcagagagagcaagctttttttttattgttgtTTTTGGCCTTTTGATGCAAAGCTGTTTAGAGCGCGCAAGTTGAAAGCAGAAATATCAAAAGGGCTAGGAGACAATACTGGCGAGATATTTGAGGAACACTGTATTCCTCCCCCACTCTATCTAGACGcgcgcacacacacacacacatacacagaaggagagagagagaaggaaaagagaaaactattcttgatgagagagaggagattTTGA
- a CDS encoding uncharacterized protein (EggNog:ENOG41), whose product MLLPSAFSCDGSRAAPTTRSHTGRFVSPPSSPTTLSAQYSIDNIMNTCRSLQSLITMTAPSNDHGALAPAPTLTQLPTPPLAYAPTPMKLRLRARGNKSDSKGDETPVTRKRIAKRTPPAPPRGVNKRRRALDDDMGRSDETDMDTEADLGAEALQMTHSSSPSSSPQAPSTPKRARISPEQLPLGLERSDFHDIHLLEGSANSKDSEKPGTDLQVEADGSEWSLEDDRVLVELVLEKLRLSKTEWQDCARSLGKDRHSVGRRWKSLMMNGDVGVKTRSRRARLHSTWR is encoded by the coding sequence ATGCTTCTCCCATCCGCCTTCTCTTGCGACGGCTCGCGAGCCGCGCCTACGACCAGATCACACACTGGCCGATTCGTATCACCGCCCTCCAGCCCTACGACGCTGTCGGCGCAATACTCCATCGACAACATCATGAACACCTGCCGCTCTCTCCAGTCTCTCATCACCATGACCGCCCCCAGCAACGACCACGGCGCGCTTGCGCCCGCGCCTACCTTGACACAACTCCCCACACCACCTCTCGCATACGCTCCCACGCCTATGAAGCTGCGCCTACGAGCGCGTGGCAATAAGTCAGATAGCAAAGGCGACGAAACGCCCGtaacgaggaagaggatcgCGAAGCGCACTCCTCCCGCTCCTCCCAGGGGCGTCAACAAACGCCGGCGCGCGCTTGACGACGACATGGGGAGGAGCGATGAGACCGACATGGACACTGAGGCAGATCTGGGTGCTGAGGCTCTACAAATGACACACAGCTCATCcccgtcatcatcgccacaAGCCCCATCAACACCAAAACGCGCTCGCATCTCCCCTGAACAACTCCCCTTGGGACTCGAGCGCTCTGATTTCCACGACATCCACCTCTTGGAAGGCAGCGCCAACAGCAAAGATAGCGAAAAGCCCGGCACCGACCTCCAGGTTGAGGCGGACGGCTCAGAATGGAGCCTCGAGGACGATCGCGTTCTCGTCGAGCTGGTGCTCGAGAAGCTGAGGCTGTCCAAGACGGAGTGGCAGGACTGCGCGCGCAGCCTGGGCAAAGATAGACACAGCGTCGGCAGGCGCTGGAAGAGCCTAATGATGAATGGCGATGTTGGTGTCAAGACGAGAAGTCGACGAGCAAGACTGCACTCTACCTGGCGATGA